From the genome of Triticum aestivum cultivar Chinese Spring chromosome 3B, IWGSC CS RefSeq v2.1, whole genome shotgun sequence, one region includes:
- the LOC123071765 gene encoding G-type lectin S-receptor-like serine/threonine-protein kinase At2g19130 — MATRFSAAVLPLLLGFLLLQGAPSRAADTDTVVIGRPLSGRQRLVSKRGKFALGFFQPAESSQNWYLGIWYNQISKHTTVWVANRDAPVSDPASAQLSISSDGNMVLLHGDRAKSPALWSTGVAGIAPSSSTVGVLLDTGNLVLADASNTSVVLWQSFDHFGDTWLPGGRLGRNKRTGEVTRLFAWKGYDDPAPGVFALELDPNGTSQYLLNWNGSMEYWTSGNWTGDGFTGVPELKAYSSSPMSMYKFGYVDGKDESYFFYDVKDEAVVTRFLVDVTGQIKFLTWVESAGAWILFWTQPKAQCDVYALCGAFAACVENELPSCRCLRGFRERRPLAWLQGNHAEGCVRDTALQQCARGGGVQGATREAKNDDGFYAMPNLRLPSDAQGVVAAASAHDCELACLGDCFCTAYSHNGSCWLWHGGLINLQDTSSTATGGNSGTIMVRLAASELTSPGRTKTVIIALVAVAAAVAAVTVAVLVSAFVLRRRRVKAQRRVVEGSLMALTYRDMQSVTNNFSDKLGGGSFGSVFKGSLPDATATLVAVKKLEGVRQGEKQFRAEVSTIGTIQHVNLIRLLGFCSEGTRRLLVYEHMPNGSLDRHLFGSSSSPGHGVLSWETRYQIALGIARGLDYLHDKCRDCIIHCDIKPENILLDDAFAVKVADFGLAKLMGRDISRVLTTMRGTVGYLAPEWITGTAITAKADVFSYGMLLFEIVSGRRNVEQRPDGTVDFFPSTAASRLLDGDVKSTVDRRLDGHADIGEVERACKVACWCVQDEEGARPSMGTVVQALEGLVDVTMPPVPRMLKVLGDPANYVKFFSGLPST; from the exons ATGGCGACGCGCTTCTCCGCCGCCGTGCTGCCTTTGCTCCTAGGCTTTCTGCTCCTGCAAGGAGCACCGTCGCGCGCCGCCGATACAGACACCGTCGTCATCGGCCGGCCGCTGTCAGGCCGACAGAGGCTGGTGTCCAAGCGCGGCAAGTTCGCGCTCGGCTTCTTCCAGCCAG CAGAATCCTCGCAGAACTGGTACCTCGGCATTTGGTACAACCAAATCTCCAAGCACACCACGGTGTGGGTCGCCAACCGGGACGCGCCGGTCTCCGACCCAGCTTCCGCGCAGCTCTCTATCTCCAGCGACGGCAACATGGTCCTCCTCCACGGCGACCGTGCCAAGTCCCCGGCACTCTGGTCCACAGGCGTCGCGGGCATCGCACCCAGCAGCTCCACGGTCGGCGTCCTGCTCGACACGGGCAACCTCGTCCTCGCGGACGCGTCCAACACCTCCGTCGTGCTCTGGCAGAGCTTCGACCACTTCGGCGACACGTGGCTGCCCGGCGGCAGGCTCGGCCGAAACAAGCGCACCGGCGAGGTCACGCGCCTCTTCGCGTGGAAGGGCTACGACGACCCGGCGCCGGGCGTGTTCGCGCTCGAGCTCGACCCGAACGGCACGAGCCAGTATCTGCTCAACTGGAACGGCAGCATGGAGTACTGGACCAGCGGCAACTGGACCGGCGACGGGTTCACCGGCGTGCCGGAGTTGAAGGCCTATAGCAGCTCCCCGATGTCCATGTACAAATTCGGCTACGTCGACGGCAAGGACGAGAGCTACTTCTTCTACGACGTCAAGGACGAGGCCGTCGTGACGCGGTTCCTGGTGGACGTGACGGGTCAGATCAAGTTCCTGACGTGGGTGGAGTCTGCCGGCGCGTGGATCCTCTTCTGGACGCAGCCCAAGGCGCAGTGCGACGTCTACGCGCTGTGCGGGGCCTTCGCCGCGTGCGTAGAGAATGAGCTGCCGTCGTGCCGCTGCCTCCGCGGATTCCGGGAGAGGCGCCCGCTGGCATGGCTACAGGGCAACCATGCTGAGGGCTGCGTCCGGGACACCGCGCTGCAGCAGTgcgcgcgcggcggcggcgtcCAGGGCGCTACGCGCGAGGCGAAGAACGACGACGGTTTTTATGCCATGCCCAACTTGAGGCTCCCGAGCGACGCGCAGGGTGTGGTGGCCGCGGCGAGTGCTCACGACTGCGAGCTCGCGTGTCTTGGCGACTGCTTCTGCACCGCGTACTCTCACAACGGCAGCTGCTGGCTATGGCACGGAGGCCTCATCAACCTGCAAGACACGAGCAGCACTGCCACCGGAGGTAACAGTGGCACCATCATGGTCCGGCTGGCTGCGTCTGAGCTCACTAGCCCAGGGCGCACCAAGACAGTGATCATTGCGCTCGTCGCCGTCGCGGCGGCCGTGGCCGCGGTCACCGTTGCCGTTCTCGTGTCAGCCTTCGTTCTGAGGAGGAGAAGGGTGAAGGCGCAAAGAAGAGTCGTGGAAGGTTCCCTGATGGCGTTGACGTACCGCGACATGCAGTCCGTGACCAACAACTTCTCGGACAAGCTCGGCGGCGGCTCCTTCGGGTCGGTGTTCAAAGGGTCACTCCCCGACGCGACCGCGACGCTGGTCGCGGTGAAGAAGCTCGAGGGCGTGCGTCAGGGGGAGAAGCAGTTCCGCGCGGAGGTGAGCACCATCGGCACCATCCAGCACGTCAACCTCATCCGGCTGCTCGGGTTCTGCTCCGAGGGGACAAGGAGGCTGCTCGTCTACGAGCACATGCCCAACGGCTCCCTGGACAGGCACCTCTTCGGGTCCAGCTCCAGCCCCGGCCATGGCGTCCTGAGCTGGGAGACGAGGTACCAGATCGCTCTGGGCATCGCGAGGGGACTGGACTACCTGCACGACAAGTGCAGGGACTGCATCATACACTGCGACATCAAGCCGGAGAACATCCTCCTGGACGACGCGTTCGCCGTCAAGGTGGCGGACTTCGGGCTGGCCAAGCTCATGGGCCGGGACATCAGCCGCGTGCTAACGACGATGAGGGGCACGGTCGGGTACCTCGCGCCCGAGTGGATAACCGGCACGGCCATCACGGCCAAGGCCGACGTGTTCAGCTACGGCATGCTGCTGTTCGAGATCGTGTCCGGCAGGAGGAACGTGGAGCAGCGGCCGGACGGCACCGTGGACTTCTTCCCGTCGACGGCCGCCAGCCGGCTCCTGGACGGCGACGTGAAGAGCACGGTGGACAGGCGGCTCGACGGCCACGCCGACATTGGCGAGGTGGAGCGGGCGTGCAAGGTGGCATGCTGGTGCGTGCAGGACGAGGAGGGCGCGCGGCCGAGCATGGGGACGGTGGTGCAGGCGCTCGAGGGGCTCGTCGATGTCACCATGCCGCCTGTCCCGAGAATGCTCAAAGTGCTCGGGGATCCAGCCAACTATGTCAAGTTCTTTTCAGGGTTGCCGTCCACGTGA